TGGAAGGTGCGAGTGAGATCGACATGGTCGTGAACGTCGGCAAGGTCCTTGGAGAGGATTGGGACTACGTCGCCGGGGAGATCGACGCGGTTAACGAGGCCGTCACGGGACGAGGTGCGATCCTGAAGGTCATTTTCGAGAACGATTACCTCGAAGATGTACACATCCGCAGGTTGTGCGAGATATGCTCGCAGATCGGTGTGGCTTACGTCAAGACCTCGACCGGATACGGATTCGTGAAACAAGCCAACGGCATGTATGCGTATGCCGGCGCCACCGATCACGATCTGCGTCTCATGCGCAGGTGCAGTGACCCCGACGTAGGCGTAAAAGCGGCGGGCGGGGTGCGGACGTTGGACGACTTGCTCCGGGTCCGCAGTTTGGGCGTCACACGTATCGGCGCAACGGCGACCGTCGAGATTCTCGAAGAGGCAAAGCGGCGAGGTTTTCGATAGCGGGCCGTCGCCGGGCCGAACTCTGGTCGATGGATTTCAAAAGAGGGGATTTCCCATCAAGCGAGGCGCTCGATGGGTGATGCGCAGGCAGGGAAGGTGACATGAGTATTGCGAGGGACATCGAACTCAGGCACGACACGGGAAGGATAATTCTTCGCCCTCCACAAATGAAGGACGCCGAGTCGATTTATGAAGCGGTGCACGCATCCTTGAGCGAACTCATGCCCTGGATGGATTGGTGCTCTCCGGATTATTCGATCGATGACACATTGGAAAGGTTGGAAACACTTCCTCGTATATGGGACGATGGAGAAGCGTACGATTTCGCGATGGTCGATGCAGATCGCGGCCAACTCCTCGGTTTGTGTGCGCTCAGCCAGATCGTTCAACGCCATCGATTCGCCAATCTTGGCTATTGGGTTCGTTCCGACCGTACGGGTAAAGGCATCGCGACGGAAGCGGCGCAGCTCCTGACGCGGTTCGGCTTTCGAGTGGTTGGGCTGCAGCGTGTCGAAATCGTCGTCGGTGTGGAGAACTGGGCCAGCCGGCGGGTTGCCGAGAAGGCCGGCGCACTTTTCGAAGGGATCCTGCGTAAGCGTATCAAGATCGGCGATCGACATATCGATGCGGCCATGTATTCGCTCGTTCCCGATGATCTTCGATAGGGATGGAGGGAAACCGTGTCGATGAAACACATCCCTCCCGGGCTTACTCTGCTCCTGCTCGCCCCGATTCTGGGAGAACTCGTCTCCCGTCACCAAACGCCGTTGGCGTTCATCCAGCCCCTGAATTTTCTACTGCTCTCGCTTCCCTACGGTTTGGGTGCGTTGGTCTGCCGCGAGCTGACGGTTCGCTGGCACAAGGGGGGGTTCAGTTTGCTGCTGCTCGGTGCGGCTTACGGCATCTACGAGGAAGGCGTCGTGGTGCGTTCGTTGTTCAATCCCCGTTGGGATGAACTGGGGGCGCTGGCGCAGTACAATCACGTCGCCGGAGTAAACTGGACATGGTCGGCGATGGTGATCCATTTTCACACGCTGATCAGCATCGGCGCCAGCGTGATGCTGGCCGAGATACTGTATGCCGATCGACGACGGCAGCCATGGCTCGGCGATAAGGCACTGACCGCCTGCTTCCTGGGCTTGCTTTTGTGGGCTCCGCTGGGATGGTGGATGACTTCCTATCGGCCGCCAATGGGGTGGTACATCCTCGCCTGGATGGCCGTATTTGCCTTGGCCTGGATGGCGCATCGTTTGCCGGCGCTTCCACGTTCTCAATTTCGACGAACCGTCCCCCACCCGTTGGCCTTCTTTCTGCTCGGTTTGGTGAACATGACCATTTTCTTTTTCACGATTTTCCTCACCGCGGAGGCAGCCAGACCACCGTTGGTGGTAACGATGATGTTCCTGGTGCTGCTCGACGCCGCCACGCTGTGGTTGACCATGCGGTGGTCCAATTATGGCGCGGATTGGGACGACCGCCACCGGCTGGCTTTGATTGCAGGATTTCTGGGTTTTTTTATCTACTTCAGCGTCGATCAGGATCTTGCCGACTGGCAGGGATCGAGCGTGGTGGCTATGGCGACGGTCCTGGCACTGTGGCGTTTGAGACGTGATGTTGCCGCTCGGTTGAATTCGAAAGGCATCGATAAGCCCCAACCCGAAGCTGTATGATTCAGGGAAACCAATCTCAACACTCAGAAACCACTCTCCGAAGATGGTGCATGGATTGCGGTTTGATGGTGTAAGATGAGAGCGTATCCAGAGGAACCTTGAATTCGAAATGCGTTCAAAGGTCTCTCATGCGGCAGTCACATAGATCAAGTTCCAGGGATAAGACAGATGAGAGATCGAAAAAACCCTCGTATTTGGACGACCAAAACGTTCGACCGGTTGTCCCCATACTACGACAGATTCATGAAGCTCTTCTTCCCCATCGGCGAAACCGGGCGCGAGAAAATCGTGGAGAAACTGACCACCGGCACGCTTCTCGACGTGGCTTGCGGCACGGGGACGCTGCTGGCGATGGCCAGGGAAAAGGGGTTGAAGTGCTACGGCGTGGATCTTTCAGGGGGAATGCTCGCACAGGCGCAGCGGAAGGTGCCAAACGCCGAGTTCCAGCGGGGGAGTTTTTACCGTTTGCCGTACGCTGAGGGCAGCTTCGATCAAGTCGTTGCCACGAACGCCCTCAGTGGTGACGCGATCGATGCCGGGGAAGCGCTGCGCGAGATGGTACGGGTTTGTAAAACAGGGGGACGAATCTACATCGCTGAGTGGCCGAAAACGGATGATGAATCGATTACTGAGAAGATCGTGATTTGGCTCGCGAGTCTCAACGACGATGCTCCCCAAGACTATTTTGGAATGTTCCGTGAAATGGGGTATGAGCCGGAAGTCGATGCGCTTGATAAACGTTATCACATATTCGCCATTCGTAAGTGATTTCGAATCGAGCCATCAAGAAGCAACATGCCGATGCCGTAACCAAAGGGGGTCATCCTGCATTCGGGTTCAATGTGGATCTCGATTTCGGTATGCGGATAGAATTCCTGCAGCGATTTCAAAGAACCTTCGAGAGACGCGAACGTGTGTTTGCTTCAGGTTTCGAGAGCATGAGGAGGATTCTCGCATGAATACTGACAATGGATGGGTGAACAGTTTGATCGGGATCGCCGCAATCGGAGGCGTGATTACCGGCGTCGCCGGACTTCTCGCCGCCCTGGTGTCCGCCCTGGGTGGGGGTTGGATGGCCGCAGGCGTCTGTCTCATCGCTGCCGCTCTGGCGTTCGGCCTGTTGGCGGGCGCGTTGCTTGGAGGATCTTCAAGGCCAGAGAGGTGAAACCCAGAGCGCGGCCTGTGGCCGCGTCAATCTGCCGAAAAATCACCCAACTCCGGTTTGATGGCACGCAGCAGGTCATCCCGTTGGAGGATGATGCCCGCGTTGCGGATCCCGGCGCCGATGGAGATGGTTTCGTGATCCATGATCCTGCGGTCGGCGAGGATACGCAGGGGCGCGGGCAAACCGAAGGGCGAAACCGCGCCGGTTTCGTAGCCCGTAATCGTGCGCACCTCATCTGCTTCCGCGGTGGTGATGCGCGAAACCCCCAGGTGGTGGCGTAATTTCGGCCAATCGACTTTTCCCGGACCCGGCATGAGCACCATGACGTAGCGCTCGTCTTCGAGCCGAAACACCAGACTGCGCACGATTTGATCCGGCAGCAGCCCGCGCTCACTCGCCGCCTGTTCGAGCGAACGCAGCGGCCTGGTGTGCAGGTGCAGGCGGTGAGGGATATTGAGGGAATCCAGCGCGCAGGTGACGGGAGTTGTGGTCATCGGTTACCTATTATTCTATCGCAGCGACAATAAAAATCTCGAGACCTACTTTTAAGATATCTGCTATAATACGCCGGCCGCTCGGATCCAGCGGACCGAGACGGTAAAAGGTTGTTCTGCATCCCGCCCAGGTCCAGGCGGGCACGTACCCCGGACCGATGGGCATCTCACTCGAAGGAGGAGATAGCCGTGTCAAATTCATCCGATTCCCTAAAACGCAAGAAAGTCACCACGCGTACATTCCAGCAGAAAAAAGCGCGCGACGAGCCGATCAGCGTACTCACGGCCTACGATTACGCCACTGCGTTGGCCGTCGACTTGGCCGAGATCGATGCCATTCTTGTTGGTGACTCGCTAGGCATGGTAGTCCTGGGCTACGAAAACACCCTGCCGGTGACCATGGACGACATGCTGCATCACTGCAAAGCCGTGGCCAGGGGCGCCACGCATGCTCTGCTGATCGGCGATATGCCCTTCATGTCCTACCAGGTTTCCGTGGAAGAAGCGGTGCGCAACGCGGGCCGCTTCATCAAGGAAGCGGGCATGGATTCAGTGAAGCTGGAAGGTGGGCGCGAGCGAGTCCCGGCGATCGAGGCCATCGTTTCCGCGGGCATCCCTGTACAGGGACATCTCGGCCTCACGCCGCAGTCGGTGCATCAATTCGGCGGCTATCGTGCTCAGGGCAAATCGGCCCAGGCAGCCAAACGGCTGCTCGATGACGCCTTA
The Anaerolineales bacterium genome window above contains:
- the deoC gene encoding deoxyribose-phosphate aldolase; this translates as MNEVPRLVTLAKMIDHSLLHPTLTDEAIVKGCELAKEYDVATACVKPYAVRMAAEVLHGSDVGVCGVAAFPHGNSTTSLKVREADESVLEGASEIDMVVNVGKVLGEDWDYVAGEIDAVNEAVTGRGAILKVIFENDYLEDVHIRRLCEICSQIGVAYVKTSTGYGFVKQANGMYAYAGATDHDLRLMRRCSDPDVGVKAAGGVRTLDDLLRVRSLGVTRIGATATVEILEEAKRRGFR
- a CDS encoding GNAT family protein: MSIARDIELRHDTGRIILRPPQMKDAESIYEAVHASLSELMPWMDWCSPDYSIDDTLERLETLPRIWDDGEAYDFAMVDADRGQLLGLCALSQIVQRHRFANLGYWVRSDRTGKGIATEAAQLLTRFGFRVVGLQRVEIVVGVENWASRRVAEKAGALFEGILRKRIKIGDRHIDAAMYSLVPDDLR
- a CDS encoding class I SAM-dependent methyltransferase — encoded protein: MRDRKNPRIWTTKTFDRLSPYYDRFMKLFFPIGETGREKIVEKLTTGTLLDVACGTGTLLAMAREKGLKCYGVDLSGGMLAQAQRKVPNAEFQRGSFYRLPYAEGSFDQVVATNALSGDAIDAGEALREMVRVCKTGGRIYIAEWPKTDDESITEKIVIWLASLNDDAPQDYFGMFREMGYEPEVDALDKRYHIFAIRK
- a CDS encoding YbaK/EbsC family protein; this translates as MTTTPVTCALDSLNIPHRLHLHTRPLRSLEQAASERGLLPDQIVRSLVFRLEDERYVMVLMPGPGKVDWPKLRHHLGVSRITTAEADEVRTITGYETGAVSPFGLPAPLRILADRRIMDHETISIGAGIRNAGIILQRDDLLRAIKPELGDFSAD
- the panB gene encoding 3-methyl-2-oxobutanoate hydroxymethyltransferase; this translates as MSNSSDSLKRKKVTTRTFQQKKARDEPISVLTAYDYATALAVDLAEIDAILVGDSLGMVVLGYENTLPVTMDDMLHHCKAVARGATHALLIGDMPFMSYQVSVEEAVRNAGRFIKEAGMDSVKLEGGRERVPAIEAIVSAGIPVQGHLGLTPQSVHQFGGYRAQGKSAQAAKRLLDDALLLQEAGCFSIVFETIPARLGRLISKRLEIPTIGIGAGAGCDGQVLVSHDVLGLFERFTPRFVKQYADFHSEMVKAFADYKADVESGRFPADEHSIEMPDEEWDALTGLLDD